Below is a window of Brassica napus cultivar Da-Ae chromosome A5, Da-Ae, whole genome shotgun sequence DNA.
CGATAAGGCTCAGAAGATAGAGGTGTTTGAGGTGAACTCTACTATGATGAAATTCAGGATTATGAATCAAGATGATAGGAGAAGGGTTCTAAGGAGAGGAATGTGGAATTTAGCTGGAGTTCCGGTGGTAGTAACAAAATGGTCTCCGGTGATAGAGAAGGAGAAGCCCCCAACGCAATCAATTCCAATGTGGGTTCATGTCAAAAATGTCCCGCTGAAGTTATTCTCGTGGCAAGGACTAAGCTTCGTGACAAGTCCAATAGGAGTGCCTGTTAGACTACACCCAGAGACAGCTCAATGTTTAAACTTGGATGTggcaaaaatatttgttaaggTGGATTTAACAAAGGATCTGCCAAGAAGGATGAACTTCAACGTTCAAGGAGAGGATGTTTTGGTGGAATATACATATCCGTGGTTGCCAACTAAGTGTGAGAAGTGTGATAAATGGGGTCACTCGGGGAAAAATTGCCAAAAAGATAAAGAAGAGATAAGGGGAGTGGAAAAGAAGGATGGATAAGGTATAactaaagaaaaggaaaatgagGAGGCTCATAAGGAGGGAATGGAAAAACAGAAAGAGTCAGAAACTAAGAGTAATCACGAAGAGAGGAGGGGATCAATCTCACCTGAGAAGGAAAATGGTGGAAAAACAAAGGAGACAGAATCAGAGGGGAATCAAAAAGGAGAAGGAAATCAAGCTGAGTGGTTAGATGTATCACCGGGGAAGGCAAGTCGATCACCGCCTAGATTTGGACAAGTTTCTATTCTTACAAAGTCTCGTTTTGAAGTTCTTTCACCGGCTGAAGATggagaaataaatgaaaaaagtaaggaggaagaagagttaTTAGAGGGAGAGGAGTTGTTGGAGGAAGAGAAGTTATTAGAAGCTGAGGATTCTGGAGAGGAaatagaagagaaagaagaactggTAGTACGACAAAAACTACCTAGAGACTCAAAGATGAATCACAGATATCTAAGAGGTAAAACGGATCAGAAAGCTCAGGATTCAAGTCCTAgcaatctgaagaagaagaaacctcgACGTCATTAAATATGTCTGGTTTCTACTGGAATGTGAGAGGCTTTAATCAACCCTCAAAACATTTGGTGGTAGCAGAATGGGTAAGAAGGAGTGGTTTTCAGTTTGGATGTCTGATTGAAACAAGAGTAAAGGAGAAAAAAGCTAAGGGAATTATAGAGAAAGTGTTTCCGGGATGGTCATATATTACAAATTACGAGTATAGCAGGTTGGGAAGATTATGGATTGTATGGAGTCAAAGGGTGAGAGTTACTCCTTGTTTTACAAGTGCGCAACTGATTACTTGCTCTATTTTGTTGGAGGGGATGAAGGAAGAGATTTTTTGCTCCTTTGTTTACGGGTTGAATTTGGTAGAGGAGAGGAAAGAGCTTTGGAGGGATCTTAAAGATCATCAGGATTCGCCTATTATAAAAAAGGCTTCATGGATGGTTCAGGGGGATTTTAACGAGATACTTAACGGAGGGGAACATTCTGATTCGGATTCTTTTCATAATGCTTTGGGAATGCAAGATTTTCAAGAAGTGGTGAAGTATTGTTCGCTATTGGATATGTCTTATCAGGGTCCTCTCTTTACATGGTGCAATAAAAGGGAGCTTGGGGTTATATGCAAGAAGTTAGATCGCACACTGATAAATGAAGTTTGGATGCATAATTATCCTCAGTCATACTGTGTCTTTGAGGCGGGAGGCTGCTCTGATCATCATAGATGCAGGGTGATGATAAAATCTGAAATTATGAAGCCGAGAAAGCCTTTTAAGTTTGTTAATGCTCTAGTGGACATGCCTGAGTTTCTCGAAGTGGTTAATGGTTTCTGGCGAAGTACTGAACCGCTATTCATATCTACCTCAGCTCTATTCAGATTGTCAAAGAAAAGAAGTTGAAAGCGTTGAAACCTTTACTAAGAGATTTGAGTAAGGTGAAGGTGGGGGATATAAGCAAGAAGACAAAGGATGCGTATAAAGATTTGTGTGAGGCTCAAATCAAAACGCTTATAGACCCAAGTCAGAGTAATATGGAAGCTGAAGCTGCAATATATGGGAGATGGTCTTTTTTATCCAGACTAGAGGAGAAAGTGCTGAGTCAGAGGGCCAAGATACACTGGTTAGATGTGGGTGATGGAAATAACAAGAGCTTTCATAGAGCAGCGAGAGTAAGAGAAATAAGGAATGCTATAAGAGAAATAAAGAGAAGTGATGGTTCTATAGCAGATAATCAAGAGGACATAAAGAAGGAAGCAGTGGATCATTTCTTCAACTTTCTGACTCATGTCCCAACGGACTATAGTGGAAAGAGTGTAGAAGATCTGAGGCTACTACTGAATTATGAATGCACTGGAGAGGATAGGAACATGCTAACAGGAGTGGTGACAGTGGAAGAAGTGAGGAAAGTATTATTCTCCATGGCAGCGGACAAATCACCAGGTCCTGACGGGTATACAAGTGAGTTTTTTAAAGCTACATGGGCGATAACAGGAAGAGACTTTGTAGTTGCCGTGCAGTCTTTCTTTGATAAAGGATTTCTACCAAAAGGTATTAATTCAACGATTCTGGCGCTTATTCCGAAGAACACTGAAGCTGTAAGCATGAAAGACTACAGGCCTATTTCATGTTGTAATGTCATTTATAAGGTCATATCAAAGATTCTGGCAAACCGTATGAAGAAACTGCTTCCTCTGTTTATATCTCTGAACCAGTCAGCTTTCGTCAAAGATAGACTGCTCATGGAGAATGTATTGCTTGCCTCTGAATTAGTGAAGAGTTATCACAAAGAGACTGTGACTGAGCGATGTGCAGTAAAGGTGGATATTTCTAAAGCATTTGATTCAGTGCAGTGGGATTTTTTGCTGAAGGTTCTTGAAGCTATGAATCTACCTGAAAAGTTTATCCTTTGGATCAAAAGGTGTATTGAGATGGCATCTTTCTCTATTCAGATTAATGGCGAGTTGGCGGGATATTTCAATAGCAAGAGGGGTTTGCGTCAAGGCTGTGCACTATCTCCATACCTATTCGTGATAAGCATGCAAGTTTTGTCAAAACTTCTTGATAAAGCTGCAAAGGAAAAGCAAATAGGTTACCACCCGTATTGTAAAGAGTTGAACCTGACTCACATTTGCTTTGCGGATGATGTATTGGTGTTCTCAGATGGAAAGAAGAGATCTATTGAAGGCATTTTGGCGGTTTTTAAAGAATTTGCGAGAATGTCGGGGCTTAATATCAGTTTAGAGAAGTCTACTCTATATCTGGCTGGAGTTAAAGCAGAGGATAGTGCTTCTATACTGGATCAATTCCCTTTTGAAGCAGGCTCTCTTCCGGTAAGATATCTCGGCTTACCTCTATTAACTAAAAGAATGACGGTGCGAGACTATAGTCCTCTTATATCTAGAATAAGAGCTCGGGTATCTTCCTGGACTGCAAGGCATCTCACCTTTGCGGGTCGTCTGCAGTTGATTGGTTCCGTCTTATATAGCATCATCAATTTCTGGATGGCAGCGTTCCGTTTGCCAAATATGTGTATACAGGAAATTAATAGTATATGCTCTGCGTTCCTCTGGTCTGGCCCGGCACTGTTAGCTCAGAAAGCAAAGATTGCATGGATAGACGTATGTAAACCGAAAGAAGAGGGAGGATTAGGTTTGAGAAATCTTTTGGAAGCAAATAGAGTCTCTTGTTTGAAGCTGATTGGGAGAATTTTGACTGCAAGATCATCTTTATGGGTGCAGTGGATTTGGAAGTATCTTATACGTAAAGGATCGTTCTGGAGTGTGAAGGAGAAGAGTAGTCTTGGATCATGGATGTGGAAGAAGTTATTACAGCTCAGACCGCTGGCTCTGCAGCTAACTAAAGTGGAGATTAACAGTGGTTCTACTACATCTTTTTGGTTTGAAAGATGGTCCCAATTGGGTAAATTGATTGAATTAACTGGAGAGAGAGGGTGTCTCATGCTTGGCATACCTATAAATTCTACAGTTGAGAGGGTTGTTCAGACATACAGAGCTAGGGATCACAGAGACCCTGTTTCCCGACAAATAGAGCAGGAAATTATGGCTTTGCGAAACCGAGGCCTTAATCAGATGGAAGATGTATGTCTGTGGAAAAGGGAGACAGGCTACTATAAGGAAGGCTTCCTCACGTCTCAAACATGGGAGCTGATCAGAATTAAATCGCCAAGAGTGATGTGGCACAAAGGCATTTGGTTCCAGGAAGGTACTCCTAAATTCTCCTTCATAACATGGCTTGCAGTTCATGATAGGCTAGCAACGGGTGATAGGATTCTTCGCTGGAATCCTAGAGCCATATCATCCTGCTGGCTATGTAACTCGGCAACTGAATCTAGAGACCATTTATTCTTTGAGTGTCTTTACTCTAGAGAAGTTTGGTATGGAACTATTGGTGATTTGGCGGGCAATAGAAGTCTACATAGATGGTCTCAGATCATTCAGTTCTTGGCAAATGGTCTACATGAGAGAAATCTGACATTTCTACTGAGGTATAGCTTCCAAGTAGTGCTATATGCAGTTTGGCATGAGAGAAATGTGAGAAGGGTTGGTGAAACATCTCAGCCAGCAGCTTGTTTGATTGCAAGATTAGACAAGTTGGTTAGGAATAGAATCACATCATTGAGAAGGAAAAATAGCAGAAAGTATGAGAAGACCATGGAAGTGTGGTTTGGAAGAAGATAGAGTTTGagtttatgaaattttttaaagtttaatctATAAGTCTGGTGTATAGAAAAGGAAGCAGTTTTTTCTGTAAACAGGtttttttgatttgaataaatttaaaattctttcaaaaaaagaaataaccaaaaataaagaaaggatGGGTGATTTTGGTTAGTTagtgaatttttgtttttttcttgtatatTGGACCTAATTTCCCATTAATAATGCAATGAATGTTTTTAAGCCAACATGTCATATTTGGCAAGAATGCGTTCAAGGCAACACAATTTTTTGTGAGAAACTTCATGTTTTCATAATTGAAACAACTAACCAACACTACTTACTGTACACATCTTGAACCTTCAGAATTCACAAGGAAACAACATGCAAGCCGCCggcaaaggaaacaaaaagaCAGTAACTACAATAGCATTTGCATAACACATCATTTACACCTTTTAAGACATCCATTATATTCTATGCTTCTGCTTTTGTATGAGCTCTCTTTTATTCCTTGGAACGGGTTGTGTATACTTCTCTTCTTCGCTTAAAGAAACGAATCAAGATAGGTGTAGTTTCTGCGCCGATGATACTCAAGGAGGCTACCATAAGTGCGGTCCCATACCCCAATGAAGAGCGCCTCTGTGTCAGGGCTGAATGATATTCCAGATATCTCTCCAAAGAAGTCGATCTCCTGCTCTGTTTCATACCCCTTTGAGACGTCATAGACGTGCACAAAGTCTGCCGGTTCGGCCATGGCCATGTATTTTCCATCGGACGTGTAGCGGATCGACCGGATTGCTCCAAGGTTACCCTTCAAGACAGTAACGGAGTGAGATAGGTTGCGGATGTCCCATACACGGCAGGTCTTGTCTTGGTTTCCAGTTGAGAAAGTGATTCCGTCAGGATGCCACGCTGAGGCAAAGGAGTAGTCAAAATGTCCTGATAGTGTTTCCAGCGTCTGTAGATGAAGTTTTAAAGATTTGGCATTATAAAAGTGGTGACCAACCATTTGAGACTAACTTACACACTTGAGTTCAGGATCGAAAAGATTTGTACCTTTCCTGTGTTGGGGTCTACTATAAGGCCCTCGGGATTGTCGCCAACAATAGCTAGTAATTTACCATTAGGACTCAATGATGCGTGCTGTTACCAACAAATGGAAGACAGAAGAACATCATTCGCCTAACTGAAACTTCAGAGTTATgccaaaataaaaggaaaactaTGAGAGAAGCAAGGACTTTACGTTCACTGGCCAAGGAAAGGAAAAATGCTTAACAAGCTGGTATCTCTCCATGTCAAAATCTCTAACTCCACAGTCATTATTCGAGGCAGTAAAATGAAGGGCACCACTATGAACAGATGACAAAAACTAAGTTAGAAGCAGTGACTCTAATAATTTAAATGTAAACCCATCAGCAGAAACCTGGGTTTGTTGTAGATCTCAATAGCATTGGTAATAGCATTATCATCATAAGTGGTACGAGAGCAAAAGCTGACGCCAGGTCTATCAAGATGCTGAAACCAATGTGGAAAGTAGAAAGAGATGAAGCTTTTTGTCAATAATAATGCATATGACTACTAgtcaataatcaaatatatctaGAGACTCTTTACCTTGCATATAAGTTCTCCTTGAAAGCCACCAGCGACAAGAAAGCCGTCTTTTACAGCAAGTGTACTCACTTGAGTCTGCGTAAACCCTTCCAGCAAACTTCCAGGATGTTTCTAAATGCACCAACCAATCAAAGTTATAATACTATAGTAGCATTCTAAGTATAATAACTTCACATTCTGGTGGAAAAACAAACCTCGGATGGTGCAACATGACCGCGAACATTGAGAACTTCCTTCTTACCAGACGTTAGAGAAGAGTAATGCGTCAGCAGGAAGTTTGACATAAGATAGACGTCGTGCTTGGATGTTGCCCACACCAAGTTCCTCAACTATATGaaaccaaatcaagattcttgaTCAGATGGCATCTTTTCATTACTAGGAAGACTATCACCTAAGTCCAAAAAAGGAACCTGGAAGTGAAGGATAGTAGATTTGACAGATCTTGAATTACGCCAGAAGCCATAGAACTGCCCCCCTTTCTGTGTGACATTGCAAACCTGAATTGATGCATATTAATTAGAGGATGtgctaattaaaaaaaaaagagagatgagagaataaaaaaagtttttttaccttttcagATGATTCTCCGGAGTTAGGGACGTTTTCATAGTTCTTGTACTGTAGTAACCTAGTTTGTCTGTATTTATCTCTAGAGATGCTAAGCCTGTCCCAAGGAATCCCCTGAATATCTTTCCCTTTCCGAGCTTGTTCTGCCGATGTGTCAGCTATTTTATTATTCTGTTAAAACCATAGAAGAACACGAGATTAGTAATAAGGtatggggaaaaaaaaaaaagatcacaaAGAAACTATACGGAGTAGTCAAACTCTTCGACGTCAGAATCTGATGCACCATCACCCCGACGGAACTCGTCATCCATATCATCATTTTCCACATCTTGCATCTCATGATCATCTACATCTTCTTCCATGTACTCCCCAGCATCATCATCTCCTCTTTGGTGATtggacattttttttatttttttttttagaaagtaaaCTTAAGGCACCTGCACCTGCATATGCAAAACATGAACTTACCGAAGATCAGGACAAAACACAACCATCGTAATCCAGTTCCGACAcactttttataataaaaaaagttcaaaatcaCACGAATTCAATACAAGCATTAGAATCTGGAAAGCTAACCTATAAAACAAATCCGACAGAAttggaggaaaaaaaaagaaacacatcTGAAACAATTAAATTCAACACACAAACACCCTAACAATcacatctaaatatatatatatatagaagtaaATAGATGGAGGTGGTACGAACCTTAGGAGGAAtcaaaccgaaaccgaatcgTCACacacttcttttgttttctgaGAAATCTCAGGAGCAAATCCGAAAATATAGTCCTCCTAATTTCAATTTCGGGGTCATGttagataatttaaaataatatatcttcaATGATGATCGAAACggggaaggagagagagagagagagattgaacaGCCAAATAAATTTATCGAAAACTTTATCGGAATCTAGTGTGTGAATTAACCCAAATGTCAATAAGTTAATAAACCAGATTTGGCTTTCAGATATTGTTTTACATGTTCACCCTTGCTTTAGATGCGTCTCCAATCTTCACACAGTTTTATTTCATGAGGgcatgtttgtctttttcaaagagattatttttaattaacgtTATCTTTCGGACACAGAGACATACTGTGCACTACTTTATTATCCCCAAAAAAACCCACGTCGTTTTGTTATGGTAATGGTCCCATAACTAATAATCcagttattttaatttttttaaaactcgcACTAAACAAATTCATGGTAAATATAATCAATCtcattaaaatataactactttATTTAGATTCAACTTTCAATAACAATGTTTAATGGATTCAGCTGTGAAGGTATTGAATCAGAAAGTTAACATTTTTGTTGAGTGTTTTACTAGAATGTTCAAATTATCTACCTCTTTAAACATCTCTAGCATTCAGAAATTTCCTAATGCTTTTGCAGAAATTGATGTCCGTGGCCTTTTCAGTCATAGATACAGCCCACGGGACAAGTACACAAAAAATAatgcgccgttgccggggatcgaacccgggtcacccgcgtgacaggcgggaatacttaccactatactacaacgacTTGGTTGATAGTTTCCACGAAACAACATTGATATCTTCCGTCAACAGATGGAGCTAGCCACCAGAACTCGGTATATATTAGTAGTTCACTTCAGTCTAATCTGAAATCAGTACGAAAACCATTTACGTGTTAACTTTTTACTAATGTACAGTACACTGGTATTCCGTATGAACTTtttttactgatataattttcACTATCGTTCGTAAAAATGGATAATCACAAATCACAAAGAATCAATTTCCAAACTTTTCATAAGACCAttgtaaattaacaaaactTGTAACTTTAAGGATATTAATTTTACTGTGGAGGGAGCCAAAAGGAGTTAACCTTTACTTATTCCAACAAAACTTCCAAAACGTTTAACTTAATTCAAGTTTATGGAAACAAGCCACATTAGAATCAGATCTACATCTTCGTGTTCATGAAATCATCAGCTTTTTAGTTAAGACCAACCTTGCTTCACAACAGACTCTCTTCCACGGTATTTATAAAGCatctaaccaaaaaaaaaaaaaaaatacaagagaGCAATATGAAAAAGTCCATTAGATTGTTTTTGTTAAATGCAAAGAAACTCGTTTCAGGTATTAAAATGAACCAACCAAACTAACCTTCATGAGGATCTTCGTGTACAAAGAAACTGGCAGCTACTATCAAATAACAAAGAATGAGCATCAACCCTTTGAAGTAATTCGATGTCCCTTCCTGTGTTTACATACACAGACACAATCATCACTTATTAGTTTTCTATTTACCATTATCAAATCTAAAAGGTGACTTATTATTTTAGCCTCCAAGGACTTCTTTACCCCACCTGGAGAAAGAAAGCTACTACTATAACGGTGATGAACAGCATCGCTGTCTCAAAAAGCTGGAAGTTCAGGTCCATCTGTTCACCCATCATCCATCCAATCACCACACAAAACGGGACCTGGCCATATACAACCAGCAACAGAGATCATTGTCTCATTGAACAAGCCTCTTGTTGGCCAAAGATGATATACTTCTCTTTCAATAACATACCACAAACATGGAGATCTGGATAGAGGAACCAATAGCCACTCCCAAGGAAAGATCCTGTAGACGTCAAAACAAAGTTCAACCATGTCTCAAGACGAATAAAGAGTCTATAGATGTTACAAACCAAAGAACTACTCTGCCTACCAGTTTATCTTTCATGGCAAACATGATAGCGCCTGCATGCTCCGCTGCATTCCCAACAATAGGAAGCAATATGACACTGATAAAAGCTATCGGTATGTTCCAAGAGACCGATGCACCCTGATAAAAACAGTTACATAACTTAGTGAATGTTAAGCCAAGTTAACTAGGAAGACGCAATGTTGATTACCTCTATGGCATCAACAAGATAGCCAGAGAGAAGGGAGACCCAAGCAGTCAAGATCGAGAGCCATATGATAGCTTCCCACTTGGAGATCTCAGGATCTTCATCTTCACCACAAGCTTCTTCGTTCTGATTTGTTTCCTAGAGTTCACAAGCATATATAGAGTTACACAAACCAATTGGTTTTATATACATTAGAATGGATTATcttgaaacaaaacaacaaacctCTTCAAGAGGGCAATAAGAATTATTAGACTGGCTCTTTAACTGGAAGAAGAGATAAGCGGCATATGCTATAAG
It encodes the following:
- the LOC106452329 gene encoding uncharacterized WD repeat-containing protein C2A9.03-like, whose protein sequence is MSNHQRGDDDAGEYMEEDVDDHEMQDVENDDMDDEFRRGDGASDSDVEEFDYSNNKIADTSAEQARKGKDIQGIPWDRLSISRDKYRQTRLLQYKNYENVPNSGESSEKVCNVTQKGGQFYGFWRNSRSVKSTILHFQLRNLVWATSKHDVYLMSNFLLTHYSSLTSGKKEVLNVRGHVAPSEKHPGSLLEGFTQTQVSTLAVKDGFLVAGGFQGELICKHLDRPGVSFCSRTTYDDNAITNAIEIYNKPSGALHFTASNNDCGVRDFDMERYQLVKHFSFPWPVNHASLSPNGKLLAIVGDNPEGLIVDPNTGKTLETLSGHFDYSFASAWHPDGITFSTGNQDKTCRVWDIRNLSHSVTVLKGNLGAIRSIRYTSDGKYMAMAEPADFVHVYDVSKGYETEQEIDFFGEISGISFSPDTEALFIGVWDRTYGSLLEYHRRRNYTYLDSFL